Proteins encoded within one genomic window of Humulus lupulus chromosome 1, drHumLupu1.1, whole genome shotgun sequence:
- the LOC133826517 gene encoding acetyl-CoA acetyltransferase 1-like, with the protein MEMNWKKMEEEEEYEKQRKKARRVLETTGTFFFSLLSRSILAETAHEGNESDEGEYEEGLAEIICDGSAALVLVSGEKALQLGLQVITKIKGYADAAQAPEFITTAPALVIPKAISNAGLDASQIDYYEINEAFSESLNVHGGAVSLGHPLGCSGAHILVIMLGVLRHKKGKYGVGAICNGGGGASSLVLELM; encoded by the exons ATGGAGATGAACTGGAAGaagatggaagaagaagaagaatatgagaAACAACGAAAGAAGGCACGAAGAGTCTTAGAAACAACAGgtactttcttcttttctttactttctcGGAGTATTTTG GCTGAGACTGCACATGAGGGTAATGAGAGTGATGAAGGGGAATACGAAGAAGGGCTTGCTGAAATTATCTG TGATGGTTCAGCTGCATTAGTCCTAGTGAGTGGAGAGAAGGCACTTCAACTTGGATTGCAAGTAATTACAAAGATTAAGGGCTATGCTGATGCAGCTCAG GCACCTGAATTCATTACAACTGCTCCAGCCCTTGTGATACCAAAAGCTATTTCAAATGCTGGTTTAGATGCTTCTCAGATTGATTACTATGAAATAAATGAAGCATTTTCT GAAAGCCTTAACGTACATGGTGGGGCTGTATCATTGGGACACCCATTAGGATGCAGTGGAGCTCATATCTTGGTCATAATGTTAGGG GTATTGAGACATAAAAAGGGAAAGTACGGGGTTGGTGCCATATGCAACGGTGGTGGGGGAGCTTCTTCACTTGTTCTTGAGCTCATGTAA